Within the Kingella potus genome, the region GGCGGTTTGTCTTCCAGCCGGTAAACCAAATCGGCAGGCTGCTGTGCGGGTGCGGACATATCGTGCTTTCGGGAAAGAGTGGGAAAACGCAGGGCGTATGGCGGGACAAAATAAAAAACTGCGGCTGGGTTTTGCCTTGCCGCATTGTATTTTTTCTATTTTGTGCCGTCAGAAAAACGGCGGCTGCGGATGTGAAGTTTTGCAAAGGCGGCATTATACGGCAGGCAGAGGCCGTCTGAAAAAGGGGAAATATGCGGGGCGTTTATTTTTGCACCTATTTTTGCGCGAGGAGGCGCAGCAGCAGGTTTTTTTCCGTCGGGCTGAGGCCGCCTGCGGCTGCTTTTTGTTTGAGGATTTCGAGCTGGGCGGCACGGAAGGATTTGGCGAGCTTGTCCAGGCCGTCTGAAAAGGCGGTTTCGTCTTCTTCGCCGCCGCCGCCGTCGTCCGTGCCGCTGCGGCGGTAGACGGACTGCAAAACGGCTGCGGTGCAGCTGCCCCGGAAGTGTTCCCAGATTTGCGCATGGTCGGGCAGCTTGGGGCGGCTGCGGACGAAATCGGCGATGTCGGCCAGGCAGGCCGCGTCTTCTTCGAGCGGCAGGTAGTCGGGCAGATCGACGTGTACCGCCCAGGCGGGGTTGGCCATCAGGCTGCGTATGAGGCGTTGGGCGAGGGTGGGCATGGCCGGCTGGCGGGCGGTGCGGGCGGGGAGTTTGTAGCTTTTGGCCTGTACGCGCCGCTGCGGCATTTCCTGTCCGAGCAGCACGGCCAGATCGGCCGGATCGATGCCCACCATTTCGGCCAGACGCTGTTTCAGCAGGAAAGCCAGCGCGGGTGCGGCAATCTGCGCCAGCAGCGGCGAGGCTTTTTTGACGAGTTCGGCCTTGCCTTCCTGCGTGTTGAGCTTGAGGCCGTCTGAAAGCGCGTGCCAGAAATATTCGGACAGGGGTTTGCTTTGGTTGAGGAGCGCGTCTTCAAACTGCGCTTTGCCGTGGGCGCGGATGTAGCTGTCGGGGTCGTGTTCTTTGGGCAGAAAGAGAAAATGCAGCGATTTGCCGTCTTTGAGCTGCGGCAGGGCGTTTTCCAATGCGCGCCATGCGGCTTTTCTGCCGGCCGCGTCGCCGTCGAAACAAAAATAGATGTTGTCGGCCTGGCGCATCAGGATTTTGACGTGTTCGGCGGTGGTGGCCGTACCGAGCGCGGCCACGCCGTAGCCGATGCCGAACTGCGACAGGGCAACCACGTCCATATAGCCTTCAACCACCAAAATCCGCCCCGCGTCTTTAACCGCGGCACGTGCTTCGTACAGGCCGTAGAGGTTGCGGCCTTTGTCAAACAGCGGCGTATCGGGCGAGTTGAGGTATTTGGGTTTGGAGTCGTCGAGTACGCGTCCGCCGAAGCCGACGACTTGGCCGCGTATGTCGCGGATGGGAAACATGATGCGGTGGCGGAAGCGGTCGTAGTGGCGGTTTTGCTCTTCGTTGCGGACGACCATGCCGCTTTCGACCAGCGCGGCGTTGGGATAGGGTTGGAACACTTGCGCGAGCGGCTGCCAGCCGTCGGGTGCGTAGCCCAGGCCGTAGCGGGCGGCGATTTCCGCACTCAGGCCGCGCTTGTGCAGATACTGCTGCGCGGCGGGGGCGGATTCGAGTTGGCGCGTGTAAAAGGCGGCGGCGGCGGCCACGGTTTCTTCCAGCGTCTGCTGCGTTTTTTTGCGCTCTGCCCGCGCTGCGGGATTTTCGCCGCGCCCGCGCGTCTGCGGTACAGCCATGCCGGCGCGGTCGGCCAGATACTGCACGGCTTCGGGAAAAGACAGCCCCTGATATTCCATGACGAAGCCGACGGCCGAGCCGTGTGCGCCGCAACTGAAACAGTGGTAAAACTGCTTACTCGGGCTGACGGAGAAGGACGGGGTTTTTTCTTTGTGGAACGGGCAGCAGGCCATGTAGTTTGCGCCACTTTTTTTCAGCGGCACCTGTTCGTCGATAATATCGACAATATCCACTTTGGCGAGCAGATCTTCTATGAAGTCGGACGGAATCATGGGGCGGGATGGAGGCCGTCTGAAAACCGCACATGGTTTTTCAGACGGCCTGTCGTCATTTTTGGTTTTTACAGAAGAAAAAGTTGTAAGCGGAACGGAAAAGCAGCAGGGCGGGCAGGGTGGCGGCCATACACAGGAAAAAACCGCCGCCGTCGAGATAGCCGGCGATATACAGGGTTCCGAAAATCAGGCTGGCGGCAAAGCTGACGAGGATGGCCATCATGGTGAAAGTGCGGTGGTTCACGGCGTTTTCCTCCGTTTGTCAAAAAGGCGGGGATACAGAAAAACCCCGGGAGCCGCTATGCGGGTGCTGCTTTGTGTGCGCGGCAGGCAGGCTGTCCGCAGGGCGTTGGGCCGTTTTCAGACGGCCTGCATGCCTGATTCTGCGGCAGGCTCGGCGTATTCTTCAAAGCCTTCCACTTCGAGGCCGAAGCCGTTGAGGCCGTTCATCGAGGAGGGTTTGCCCATCACGCGCATTTTTTTCACGCCGAGGCCGGCAAGGATTTGCGCGCCGATGCCGTAGGTTTTCCTGTCCCATTTTTTGATTTGGAAGGCGTTTTTCGGCAGGGTGCGTTCGAGCAGGGCGGCTCCGTCTTCGGTGCGGTGCAACAGGATGGCGATGCCGCTTTCGGCTTGGGCGA harbors:
- the dnaG gene encoding DNA primase; this translates as MIPSDFIEDLLAKVDIVDIIDEQVPLKKSGANYMACCPFHKEKTPSFSVSPSKQFYHCFSCGAHGSAVGFVMEYQGLSFPEAVQYLADRAGMAVPQTRGRGENPAARAERKKTQQTLEETVAAAAAFYTRQLESAPAAQQYLHKRGLSAEIAARYGLGYAPDGWQPLAQVFQPYPNAALVESGMVVRNEEQNRHYDRFRHRIMFPIRDIRGQVVGFGGRVLDDSKPKYLNSPDTPLFDKGRNLYGLYEARAAVKDAGRILVVEGYMDVVALSQFGIGYGVAALGTATTAEHVKILMRQADNIYFCFDGDAAGRKAAWRALENALPQLKDGKSLHFLFLPKEHDPDSYIRAHGKAQFEDALLNQSKPLSEYFWHALSDGLKLNTQEGKAELVKKASPLLAQIAAPALAFLLKQRLAEMVGIDPADLAVLLGQEMPQRRVQAKSYKLPARTARQPAMPTLAQRLIRSLMANPAWAVHVDLPDYLPLEEDAACLADIADFVRSRPKLPDHAQIWEHFRGSCTAAVLQSVYRRSGTDDGGGGEEDETAFSDGLDKLAKSFRAAQLEILKQKAAAGGLSPTEKNLLLRLLAQK